The proteins below come from a single candidate division KSB1 bacterium genomic window:
- a CDS encoding corrinoid protein, which translates to MGLLQELAEAIINGKAPIAEELTRRALEEGIEPARVLNEGLIAGMNVVGEKFRNNEFYVPEVLIAARAMKAGMAVLRPRLAETGVKPVAKFVIGTVKGDLHDIGKNLVAMMMEGAGFEVIDLGVDVAPEKFLEVVEKTQPQVVGLSALLTTTMLNMRGVIEALDRAGHRKRVKVIVGGAPVTQSFADEIGADGYAPDAASAVDKVKEMLNLN; encoded by the coding sequence ATGGGACTGCTCCAGGAACTGGCAGAGGCCATCATCAACGGAAAGGCGCCTATCGCTGAAGAGCTGACGAGGAGAGCTCTCGAGGAAGGAATCGAGCCTGCGCGTGTGCTCAACGAGGGGCTGATCGCAGGGATGAACGTGGTGGGTGAGAAGTTCCGTAACAACGAATTTTACGTCCCGGAAGTCCTTATCGCGGCGCGAGCCATGAAAGCCGGGATGGCCGTCCTGCGCCCGCGGCTGGCGGAGACGGGAGTGAAGCCCGTGGCCAAGTTTGTCATTGGGACCGTGAAGGGGGACCTACACGACATCGGGAAGAACTTGGTCGCCATGATGATGGAGGGTGCGGGTTTTGAGGTGATCGACCTCGGTGTGGACGTTGCGCCGGAGAAATTTCTCGAGGTGGTGGAGAAGACACAGCCGCAGGTTGTGGGTCTTTCGGCGCTGCTGACCACCACCATGTTGAACATGCGGGGCGTGATCGAGGCTCTGGATCGCGCTGGCCACCGCAAGCGCGTCAAGGTCATTGTCGGGGGAGCGCCGGTTACACAATCCTTTGCGGACGAGATCGGCGCCGACGGGTATGCCCCGGATGCCGCATCGGCCGTCGATAAGGTGAAGGAGATGCTGAACCTGAATTGA